A portion of the Rhodanobacter sp. AS-Z3 genome contains these proteins:
- a CDS encoding YbaY family lipoprotein: protein MRKTVLSLMSVAALALAGCNNASNSSTQADSAAPASANTAGTVAQIPSQVSGTISLRAGSPAPSDKATLVLNLADVSATAMGSAPLASKTSPAGTFPQSFTLTFNPAEVKPNDLYVIQATLTDGDRQYTMPIQAPVLGKNSKNDAVAIQLQAEQTPSEKLLADFDAVKAQIGGMKISHGTKLEANDSRGWQLFRQAGEVKYIREEVDYGDKGYTSTDYAFKDGKPWVIVQETKASRDGKASAIDRAGWGEDGSLVLKQHEVGSAVQVLDAATAAAMKKDGVSILSIATGGKNK from the coding sequence ATGCGCAAGACGGTTTTGTCGCTGATGTCGGTTGCTGCACTGGCCTTGGCCGGTTGCAACAACGCTTCCAATTCGTCCACGCAGGCGGACTCCGCTGCACCGGCTTCTGCCAACACGGCTGGCACGGTTGCGCAGATTCCGTCGCAGGTCAGCGGAACGATTTCGCTGCGTGCCGGCTCGCCCGCGCCGTCGGACAAGGCAACCCTGGTGCTGAACCTGGCTGACGTGTCTGCCACGGCCATGGGTTCGGCGCCACTGGCCAGCAAGACCTCGCCAGCCGGTACCTTTCCGCAGTCGTTCACGCTCACCTTCAATCCGGCTGAAGTGAAGCCGAACGATCTGTACGTGATCCAGGCGACCCTGACCGACGGTGATCGTCAATACACCATGCCGATCCAGGCGCCGGTGCTGGGCAAGAACAGCAAGAACGATGCCGTGGCGATCCAGCTGCAGGCTGAACAGACGCCGAGCGAGAAGCTGCTGGCAGACTTCGATGCGGTGAAGGCGCAGATCGGTGGCATGAAGATCAGCCACGGCACCAAGCTCGAAGCCAATGATTCGCGCGGCTGGCAGTTGTTCCGTCAGGCCGGCGAAGTGAAGTACATCCGCGAAGAAGTCGATTACGGTGACAAGGGTTACACCAGCACCGATTATGCCTTCAAGGATGGCAAGCCCTGGGTGATCGTGCAGGAAACCAAGGCGAGCCGTGACGGCAAGGCCAGTGCGATCGACCGCGCGGGTTGGGGTGAAGACGGTTCGCTGGTGCTGAAGCAGCACGAGGTGGGCTCGGCCGTGCAGGTGCTCGATGCCGCCACAGCTGCAGCCATGAAGAAAGATGGCGTGTCGATCCTCAGCATCGCGACTGGCGGCAAGAACAAGTAA
- a CDS encoding Tex family protein: MQSIEQRIATDIAASTAQVRAAVELLDGGATVPFIARYRKEVTGSLDDTQLRLLEERLHYLRELEDRRATILASVEEQGKLSDALKADLLAADTKARLEDLYLPFKPKRRTKAQIAREAGLEPLALGLREDPTLTPEAFAESFVDADKGIADVRAALDGARAILMESIAEDAHLVGELRDWLWAQGQIRAKVVEGKQNEGAKFRDYFDHVEPIGKIPSHRLLALMRARNEGVLELELTPAADSEQGHAEGEGRVAAHANIHNRGRAADAWLRETVRLTWRVKLHLHLTLDLFGRVREGAEDEAIRVFGDNLKDLMLAAPAGAKTVMGLDPGIRTGCKVAVVDATGKVLATDTIYPLEPKRQWNESLAALARLCKQHHVDLISIGNGTGSRETDKLAGELIKGLAKADPSHTIAKIVVSEAGASVYSASETAAKEFPNLDVTLRGAVSIARRLQDPLAELVKIEPKAIGVGQYQHDVNQIKLARALDARVEDCVNAVGVDVNTASAALLSRVAGLSASVAENVVKHRDANGPFANRKALLKVPRLGDKAFEQCAGFLRVPAGDNPLDASSVHPEAYPVVERIIAQCGREVRNIIGDSGFLRGLKAEQFTDEKFGVPTVRDILKELEKPGRDPRPEFVAPSFAEGVEDVKDLQPGMILEGRVTNVAAFGAFVDIGVHQDGLVHVSALSHTFVKDPRDAVKAGDIVKVKVMEVDLPRQRIALSMRLDDEPGQTRGGRADGDQPNRGGNRDSRGSRPANPPPKPSAAPLNSAFADALNRAKQR, encoded by the coding sequence ATGCAAAGTATCGAACAACGCATCGCCACCGATATCGCCGCCAGCACCGCACAGGTTCGCGCGGCGGTCGAACTGCTCGACGGCGGCGCCACCGTGCCGTTCATCGCACGCTACCGCAAGGAAGTCACCGGCAGCCTCGACGACACCCAGTTGCGCCTGCTGGAAGAGCGCCTGCACTACCTGCGTGAACTGGAAGATCGGCGCGCGACGATTCTTGCCAGCGTGGAAGAACAAGGCAAACTCAGCGATGCGTTGAAAGCCGACCTGCTCGCCGCCGATACCAAGGCGCGACTGGAAGATTTGTACCTGCCGTTCAAGCCCAAGCGTCGCACCAAGGCACAGATTGCCCGCGAAGCCGGACTGGAACCGCTGGCACTGGGCCTGCGCGAAGATCCCACGCTGACCCCGGAAGCCTTCGCCGAGTCCTTCGTGGACGCCGACAAAGGCATCGCCGATGTACGCGCTGCGCTGGACGGCGCGCGCGCGATCCTGATGGAGTCGATCGCCGAAGACGCTCACCTGGTCGGCGAACTGCGCGACTGGCTGTGGGCGCAAGGCCAGATTCGCGCCAAGGTGGTCGAGGGCAAGCAGAACGAAGGCGCCAAGTTCCGCGACTACTTTGACCACGTCGAACCGATCGGCAAGATTCCTTCGCACCGTCTGCTTGCGCTGATGCGCGCGCGCAACGAGGGTGTGCTCGAGCTCGAACTCACTCCCGCGGCCGACAGTGAGCAAGGTCATGCCGAAGGCGAAGGTCGCGTGGCCGCGCATGCCAATATCCACAACCGTGGCCGCGCCGCGGATGCGTGGCTGCGCGAAACCGTGCGGCTGACCTGGCGCGTGAAGCTGCACCTGCACCTCACCCTCGACCTGTTCGGCCGCGTGCGCGAAGGCGCCGAAGACGAAGCGATCCGCGTGTTCGGCGACAACCTGAAAGACCTGATGCTGGCCGCCCCGGCGGGTGCGAAAACCGTGATGGGTCTGGACCCCGGCATTCGCACCGGCTGCAAGGTCGCGGTGGTCGATGCCACCGGCAAAGTGCTGGCGACCGACACTATTTATCCGCTGGAACCGAAGCGGCAGTGGAACGAATCGCTGGCCGCGCTGGCGCGGCTGTGCAAGCAGCATCACGTCGATCTGATCTCGATTGGCAACGGCACCGGCTCACGCGAAACCGACAAGCTGGCGGGCGAGCTGATCAAGGGCCTGGCCAAGGCCGATCCGTCGCACACGATTGCCAAGATCGTCGTCAGCGAAGCGGGTGCATCGGTCTATTCGGCCTCCGAAACGGCAGCGAAGGAGTTCCCTAACCTCGATGTGACTCTGCGGGGTGCGGTGTCGATCGCGCGCCGTCTTCAAGATCCGCTGGCCGAGCTGGTGAAGATCGAGCCGAAGGCGATCGGCGTCGGCCAGTACCAGCACGATGTCAACCAGATCAAGCTGGCCCGCGCACTCGATGCGCGCGTCGAAGACTGCGTGAATGCCGTAGGCGTCGACGTCAACACCGCTTCCGCCGCGCTGCTCTCGCGTGTCGCCGGACTCAGCGCCAGCGTCGCGGAAAACGTGGTGAAACATCGCGACGCCAACGGCCCGTTCGCCAACCGCAAGGCGCTGCTGAAGGTGCCGCGGCTGGGCGACAAGGCATTCGAGCAGTGCGCCGGCTTCCTGCGCGTGCCGGCAGGCGACAACCCGCTGGACGCCAGCTCGGTGCACCCGGAAGCGTATCCGGTGGTCGAGCGGATCATCGCGCAGTGTGGCCGCGAGGTGCGCAACATCATCGGCGACAGCGGCTTCCTGCGCGGACTCAAGGCCGAGCAGTTCACCGACGAAAAATTCGGTGTGCCCACGGTGCGCGACATCCTCAAGGAATTGGAAAAGCCCGGCCGCGATCCGCGCCCGGAGTTCGTCGCGCCGAGCTTCGCCGAAGGCGTCGAAGACGTGAAAGATTTGCAGCCCGGCATGATCCTCGAAGGCCGCGTCACCAACGTGGCCGCATTTGGTGCGTTCGTCGACATCGGCGTGCACCAGGACGGACTGGTACATGTCTCGGCGTTGTCGCACACCTTCGTCAAGGACCCGCGCGACGCGGTCAAGGCTGGCGACATCGTCAAGGTCAAGGTGATGGAGGTCGACTTGCCGCGGCAGCGCATCGCGCTCAGCATGCGACTGGACGACGAGCCGGGACAAACCCGTGGCGGACGCGCCGACGGCGACCAGCCAAACCGTGGTGGCAACCGCGATAGCCGCGGCAGCCGACCCGCCAACCCGCCACCCAAGCCCAGCGCCGCCCCGCTCAACAGCGCATTTGCGGACGCGCTGAACCGCGCCAAGCAACGCTGA
- a CDS encoding RDD family protein — MEIWIGRDGERHGPYKEDEVRQWMRSGQVSSADLAWYEGLADWQPLSVLFPDAVAAAAPPSPSAGTSSNPYSAPTSPLLPQTTAAALEDYAGFWKRVAAYIIDAIILYIPQMLIEKAFGAGAAKATLQQAMTDGAGNMDAIMAANSHYYSVMWPAMVLTIVMAVLYFAICESSAWQGTVGKLALGIRVTDLDGKRISFARALGRYFAKMIDVIILGIGFLMVGWTQRKQGLHDMICSTLVLNGRASEFNTNAASGKKNNTFNA; from the coding sequence ATCGGCCGCGACGGCGAACGCCATGGCCCGTACAAGGAAGATGAAGTACGCCAGTGGATGCGCAGCGGCCAGGTAAGCTCTGCCGACCTGGCCTGGTACGAAGGGCTGGCCGACTGGCAGCCGCTGTCGGTGCTGTTTCCCGACGCGGTGGCTGCCGCAGCACCGCCCTCCCCCTCGGCCGGCACCAGCAGCAACCCGTATTCCGCACCGACCTCGCCACTGTTGCCGCAAACGACCGCTGCAGCGCTGGAAGACTATGCCGGCTTCTGGAAGCGCGTGGCGGCCTACATCATCGACGCGATCATTCTGTACATTCCACAGATGCTGATCGAAAAGGCATTCGGTGCCGGTGCGGCCAAGGCCACGTTGCAGCAGGCGATGACCGACGGCGCCGGCAACATGGACGCCATCATGGCCGCCAACTCGCATTACTACAGCGTGATGTGGCCGGCGATGGTTTTGACCATTGTGATGGCAGTCCTGTATTTCGCCATCTGCGAAAGCTCGGCCTGGCAGGGTACGGTAGGCAAACTGGCCCTAGGCATCCGGGTCACCGACCTGGATGGCAAGCGCATCAGCTTTGCTCGGGCGCTCGGGCGTTATTTCGCCAAGATGATCGACGTCATCATTCTCGGTATCGGTTTCCTGATGGTCGGCTGGACCCAGCGCAAACAGGGACTGCACGACATGATCTGCAGCACCCTGGTGCTGAACGGTCGTGCCAGCGAGTTCAACACCAACGCTGCCAGCGGCAAGAAGAACAATACGTTCAACGCCTGA
- a CDS encoding AMP-binding protein → MAIAHDPRQQELSSLLPLLVAADPARTLAWHNGEAISAAHFLQHAREVAASLPSAAAAVNLCEDRYAFLVAFCAVVLRGQINLLPSSRAPQAVDEVIRANPGCYALGDQPLDPPPPGYRQLPALGASRPIAADIVWPSIPADQVVVIGYTSGSTGAPAAHLKTWGSLHASNAGNVLRLQAQVGTRFELVATVPPQHMYGLEMSVLLPLLGPAGVHTGRPFFPADVAAALAAVPAPRVLVTTPVHLRALVESGIALPALAAMISATAPLAVELAQMAEQRFNAPLLEVFGSTETCVFASRRPAIEEEWLLYDGVTVHPQPDGTTVDAPQLQAPVTLADIVSLSHDGRRFRLCGRHADLLEIAGKRASLADLTRRLLAIPGVRDGVVFQHGDGDALGVQRIAALVVAPGLDEAAILERLRRAIDPLFLPRPLKLVDALPRNETGKLPRAVLLELLQTRG, encoded by the coding sequence TTGGCCATTGCTCACGACCCGCGCCAGCAGGAGCTGTCATCGCTGTTGCCCTTGCTGGTAGCTGCCGATCCAGCACGCACCCTGGCCTGGCACAACGGCGAAGCGATCAGTGCCGCACACTTTTTGCAGCATGCCCGTGAGGTAGCAGCCAGCCTGCCGAGCGCGGCAGCGGCGGTGAATTTGTGCGAAGACCGCTACGCGTTCCTGGTCGCATTCTGTGCCGTTGTACTGCGTGGACAGATCAACCTGTTGCCTTCTTCGCGTGCGCCACAGGCGGTGGATGAGGTGATCAGGGCGAACCCCGGCTGCTATGCGCTCGGTGATCAGCCGCTCGATCCGCCTCCGCCCGGCTATCGGCAACTGCCCGCGCTGGGCGCATCCCGTCCGATAGCGGCGGATATTGTCTGGCCGTCCATTCCCGCCGATCAGGTGGTGGTCATTGGCTATACGTCGGGCTCGACCGGCGCGCCCGCCGCGCACCTCAAAACCTGGGGCAGTCTCCACGCCAGCAACGCCGGCAACGTGCTGCGACTGCAGGCACAGGTTGGTACACGTTTCGAGCTGGTTGCCACGGTTCCACCGCAGCATATGTACGGCCTGGAAATGTCGGTGCTGCTGCCCTTGCTCGGCCCCGCCGGGGTACACACCGGGCGGCCCTTCTTCCCCGCCGACGTGGCTGCGGCGCTGGCCGCCGTACCCGCGCCACGAGTGCTGGTGACCACGCCGGTACATTTGCGGGCGTTGGTTGAATCCGGCATTGCGCTGCCGGCGCTGGCAGCGATGATCTCGGCCACGGCACCGTTGGCGGTCGAGCTGGCGCAGATGGCCGAGCAACGTTTCAACGCGCCCTTGCTCGAAGTGTTCGGTTCCACCGAGACCTGCGTGTTTGCCAGTCGTCGCCCAGCCATCGAAGAGGAGTGGTTGCTGTACGACGGCGTGACTGTGCATCCGCAACCCGATGGCACCACCGTCGATGCGCCGCAGCTGCAGGCGCCGGTCACGCTGGCCGACATCGTGAGCCTGTCGCATGACGGCCGTCGTTTCCGCTTGTGTGGCCGACATGCCGATCTGCTGGAGATCGCCGGCAAGCGTGCTTCGCTGGCGGACCTCACCCGTCGCCTGCTGGCGATTCCCGGGGTACGCGATGGCGTGGTGTTCCAGCACGGCGACGGCGACGCACTCGGCGTCCAGCGCATTGCGGCGTTGGTGGTTGCGCCCGGACTGGATGAGGCGGCCATTCTTGAGAGGTTGCGTCGTGCGATTGATCCACTGTTCTTGCCGCGACCACTGAAGCTGGTTGACGCGTTGCCGCGCAACGAGACTGGCAAGTTGCCGCGTGCGGTTTTGCTGGAGTTGCTGCAGACCCGCGGCTGA
- a CDS encoding autotransporter domain-containing protein: MLRTRHLAGAIVAALLFSASASAATQQFSKVVVFGDSLSDNGNISLASAPGIQPPLRFTTNPGTTTAENVASALGFTLAPSAAGGTDYAWGGAGFVNNVAAVPTIPQQLQMYLGSTGGKADPHALYQVWGGANDVFYLTGTLSDPNAIAAGTINAAKTELGVLAGLQAAGAKYVLVYNLPDLGKTPSAAAGGPASQAGASQLAIIYNGVLNSGLAQLSNSGLNVIPANAFGLLNEVIANPSSYGFSNVTDPACGAGASSVQCGPVGSGLPYSYAAGTDKTYVFADGVHPTAAAHALFGQYVVSVINAPGQISLLGEAPLASSTVQNGAVRKQMLADSVGGETRTFVNIDYGMQRFHAGNGTPKTTSDNFNLTLGADVRATDNISAGVALGIGQNNADFAGGGGYKMQDISGLGYLTYHVGGGYVGGYANFGQANFKDIDRHITLGPATRIESGKADGSHLGGGLTGGWWFQLDRLRTGPFATVEWQTAKVNGYSEKGNDSSAMWFGRQQRDALVSTLGWRLQGDLNVGNTVLSPYAELAWNHDGKADPRMLKAGLNSMNGTFEMPGFVPDNSWGTAEIGVTARLTPHIVSWFGYKGRFSDNTQKYNSFNMGFKVMF, translated from the coding sequence ATGCTGCGTACCCGCCATCTCGCCGGTGCCATCGTCGCTGCCCTGTTGTTCAGTGCCAGCGCCAGTGCCGCCACCCAGCAGTTCAGCAAAGTCGTCGTGTTCGGCGACAGCCTCAGCGACAACGGCAACATCTCGCTGGCCAGTGCTCCCGGCATCCAGCCGCCACTGCGCTTCACCACCAACCCGGGCACCACCACCGCCGAAAACGTGGCGAGTGCGCTTGGCTTCACGCTGGCGCCATCGGCTGCCGGTGGCACCGATTACGCGTGGGGTGGCGCGGGCTTCGTCAACAACGTGGCTGCTGTACCCACGATCCCCCAGCAATTGCAGATGTACCTGGGCTCAACCGGCGGCAAGGCCGATCCCCATGCGCTGTATCAGGTCTGGGGTGGCGCCAACGACGTGTTCTACCTGACGGGCACGCTGTCTGATCCCAACGCGATCGCTGCCGGCACCATCAACGCGGCCAAGACCGAGCTCGGTGTTCTGGCCGGCTTGCAGGCCGCGGGCGCGAAATACGTGTTGGTCTACAACCTGCCTGACCTCGGCAAGACGCCGTCCGCCGCCGCCGGTGGCCCGGCCAGCCAGGCCGGTGCCAGCCAGCTGGCCATCATCTACAACGGCGTGCTCAATAGCGGCCTCGCCCAGCTCAGCAACAGCGGCTTGAACGTGATTCCGGCCAATGCCTTCGGCCTGCTCAACGAAGTGATCGCCAATCCGTCGTCCTACGGTTTCAGCAACGTCACTGATCCCGCATGCGGTGCCGGCGCCAGTTCGGTGCAGTGCGGGCCGGTTGGTTCGGGCCTGCCTTACAGCTACGCCGCCGGCACCGACAAGACCTATGTGTTTGCCGATGGCGTGCACCCGACCGCAGCTGCCCACGCGTTGTTCGGCCAGTACGTGGTGTCGGTGATCAATGCGCCGGGGCAGATTTCCCTGCTCGGCGAAGCACCGCTGGCGTCCAGCACCGTGCAGAACGGCGCCGTGCGCAAGCAGATGCTGGCAGACAGCGTGGGTGGAGAGACCCGCACCTTCGTCAACATCGACTACGGAATGCAGCGCTTCCACGCCGGCAATGGCACGCCCAAGACCACCAGCGACAACTTCAACTTGACCCTCGGTGCAGACGTCCGTGCGACGGACAACATTTCGGCGGGTGTGGCGCTGGGCATCGGCCAGAACAACGCCGACTTCGCGGGCGGCGGTGGTTACAAGATGCAGGACATCAGCGGGCTCGGCTACCTCACCTACCACGTGGGCGGCGGCTATGTGGGCGGCTATGCCAACTTCGGCCAGGCCAACTTCAAGGACATCGACCGCCACATCACTCTCGGTCCGGCCACCCGTATTGAAAGCGGCAAGGCGGACGGCTCACACCTGGGCGGCGGCCTCACCGGCGGCTGGTGGTTCCAGCTCGACCGCCTGCGCACCGGCCCGTTCGCCACGGTGGAATGGCAGACCGCGAAGGTCAATGGCTACAGTGAAAAGGGCAACGACAGCAGCGCCATGTGGTTCGGCCGCCAGCAGCGCGATGCGCTGGTAAGCACGCTGGGTTGGCGCTTGCAGGGTGACTTGAACGTCGGCAACACGGTGCTGTCGCCTTACGCCGAACTGGCCTGGAACCATGACGGCAAGGCTGATCCGCGGATGCTGAAGGCCGGCCTGAACAGCATGAACGGTACGTTCGAAATGCCCGGCTTCGTGCCGGACAACAGCTGGGGTACGGCTGAAATCGGCGTGACCGCGCGCCTCACGCCGCACATCGTCAGCTGGTTCGGCTACAAGGGCCGTTTCAGCGATAACACCCAGAAGTACAACAGCTTCAACATGGGCTTCAAGGTCATGTTCTGA
- the purD gene encoding phosphoribosylamine--glycine ligase, whose translation MKVLVIGSGGREHALAWKLRQSAQVGEVIVAPGNAGTAREPGVRNADVALGDIDGLLQLAKREKVGLTVVGPEVPLVAGVVDKFRAAGLRIFGPRAVAAQLEGSKAFAKDFLQRHNIPTAHYAVFTELNPALAYVRKQGAPIVIKADGLAAGKGVVVALTLADAELALHDMLGAHSFGDASARVVIEEFLDGEEASYIVMSDGTHALPMASSQDHKRRDDNDLGPNTGGMGAYSPAPVVTPEVEQRVLKEVIEPTLRGMTAEGAPFIGFLYAGLMIDKAGAPKVIEFNVRFGDPETQPIMMRLKSDLVDLIDAALDGRLAQTSARWDVRPAIGVVMAAGGYPGRVRLGDAIAGLDTPQPDNVKVFHAGTRLDEAGRVVTSGGRVLAVCALGADIAAAREDAYAAVAAINYEGAFCRRDIAHRALHRD comes from the coding sequence ATGAAGGTTCTGGTGATCGGCAGTGGCGGGCGCGAACACGCGCTGGCGTGGAAACTCAGGCAGTCGGCGCAGGTTGGCGAGGTGATCGTCGCGCCGGGCAATGCCGGCACCGCGCGTGAACCGGGTGTGCGCAATGCGGACGTCGCCCTGGGCGACATCGACGGCCTGTTGCAACTGGCCAAGCGCGAGAAAGTCGGGCTGACCGTGGTGGGTCCCGAAGTGCCACTGGTCGCTGGCGTGGTCGACAAATTTCGCGCCGCTGGCCTGCGCATCTTCGGCCCGCGTGCAGTGGCCGCCCAGTTGGAAGGTTCCAAGGCGTTCGCCAAGGATTTCCTGCAACGGCACAATATTCCCACCGCGCACTACGCGGTTTTCACCGAGCTGAATCCGGCGCTGGCTTACGTGCGCAAGCAGGGCGCGCCAATCGTGATCAAGGCCGATGGCCTGGCGGCGGGCAAGGGTGTGGTGGTGGCGCTGACCCTCGCCGATGCCGAACTGGCGCTGCACGACATGCTTGGCGCGCACAGTTTCGGCGACGCCTCGGCGCGCGTGGTGATCGAGGAATTCCTCGACGGTGAGGAAGCCAGCTACATCGTGATGAGTGATGGCACGCACGCCCTGCCAATGGCTTCCAGCCAGGATCACAAGCGCCGCGACGACAACGACCTGGGCCCGAACACCGGCGGCATGGGCGCGTACTCGCCGGCGCCGGTGGTCACGCCCGAAGTTGAGCAGCGCGTGCTCAAGGAAGTGATCGAGCCCACCCTGCGCGGCATGACCGCCGAAGGCGCACCGTTCATTGGCTTCCTGTACGCCGGCCTGATGATCGACAAAGCCGGCGCACCGAAGGTCATTGAATTCAATGTGCGCTTTGGTGACCCGGAAACCCAGCCGATCATGATGCGGCTGAAATCCGATCTGGTTGACCTGATCGATGCGGCACTGGATGGCCGGCTGGCGCAGACCTCGGCACGCTGGGATGTGCGTCCCGCGATTGGCGTGGTAATGGCGGCCGGGGGTTATCCCGGGCGGGTGCGGCTGGGCGACGCGATTGCCGGACTCGATACGCCGCAGCCGGACAATGTGAAGGTCTTTCATGCCGGAACCCGACTGGATGAGGCTGGCCGCGTCGTTACCTCAGGTGGTCGCGTGCTGGCGGTGTGCGCACTGGGCGCTGACATTGCTGCCGCGCGTGAAGACGCCTATGCGGCCGTTGCGGCGATCAACTACGAAGGCGCGTTCTGCCGCCGCGATATTGCACATCGGGCCCTGCATCGCGATTGA